Proteins found in one bacterium genomic segment:
- a CDS encoding NUDIX hydrolase, which produces MAEIHSKIYNTNRRPGSVREAGGIPLAGRNPLPTADVVIEVGDRVVLVRRKHPPPGWAIPGGFVEVGETVETAAVREALEETGLRVTLTALLGVYSDPARDPRHHTISTVYVGRASGAPSGGDDAAEARLFGEGDLPSPLAFDHAKILADYFRFKKTGKKPI; this is translated from the coding sequence ATGGCCGAAATCCATAGTAAAATTTATAACACAAATCGCCGCCCGGGTTCGGTCCGGGAGGCAGGAGGAATCCCCTTGGCCGGCCGCAATCCCCTCCCCACCGCCGACGTCGTCATCGAGGTGGGGGACCGCGTCGTCCTGGTCCGGCGGAAGCACCCCCCGCCGGGGTGGGCGATCCCCGGGGGGTTCGTGGAGGTCGGCGAAACCGTCGAAACCGCGGCCGTCCGGGAGGCGCTGGAGGAGACGGGCCTGCGGGTGACCCTCACCGCGCTGCTGGGCGTCTACTCCGACCCGGCCCGGGACCCGCGCCACCACACGATCTCGACGGTCTACGTCGGGCGGGCCTCCGGCGCCCCGTCAGGCGGCGACGACGCCGCGGAGGCGCGTCTGTTCGGCGAGGGCGACCTCCCCTCCCCCCTCGCCTTCGACCACGCGAAGATCCTGGCGGACTACTTCCGGTTCAAGAAGACGGGCAAAAAGCCGATCTGA
- a CDS encoding LysE family translocator: protein MDFGHPAAIFASSFIIGLSGAMMPGPLLAVTIRHASVRGFSAAPLLVLGHAVLEASLVCLLLFGLMEWIRGDMAIIAIALLGSAMLLRMATGMAREVSTLRLDAADGGGTPGRPDGGSGSGGLRPVIDGIVTSASNPYWSLWWATIGLGYLLLSRGQGWRGVLAFFSGHILSDAAWYFFVGAAVSAGRGWFTDRVYRGVVCACAVFLVFFAVTFGYLGVSRLIRIL, encoded by the coding sequence ATGGATTTCGGCCATCCCGCTGCGATCTTCGCGTCTTCTTTCATCATCGGCCTCTCCGGGGCGATGATGCCGGGGCCCCTCCTTGCGGTCACCATCCGGCACGCCTCGGTCCGCGGTTTTTCCGCGGCGCCGCTGCTCGTCCTCGGGCACGCGGTCCTCGAGGCTTCGCTCGTGTGCCTCCTCCTGTTCGGGCTGATGGAGTGGATCCGGGGAGACATGGCGATCATCGCGATCGCGCTGCTCGGCTCCGCGATGCTCCTCCGGATGGCGACCGGGATGGCCCGGGAGGTCAGCACGCTCCGTCTCGACGCCGCGGACGGCGGCGGTACCCCCGGGCGGCCGGACGGGGGGAGCGGGTCCGGCGGGCTGCGCCCCGTGATCGACGGGATCGTCACCTCCGCCTCGAACCCGTACTGGTCGCTCTGGTGGGCGACGATCGGCCTCGGGTACCTGCTCCTTTCGCGCGGCCAGGGATGGCGGGGCGTCCTCGCCTTCTTCTCGGGCCACATCCTGTCCGACGCGGCGTGGTACTTCTTCGTCGGGGCGGCGGTTTCCGCGGGGCGGGGCTGGTTCACCGACCGCGTCTACCGCGGGGTCGTCTGCGCTTGCGCCGTGTTTCTCGTGTTCTTCGCCGTTACGTTCGGGTACCTCGGTGTGTCGCGTCTCATTCGGATCCTGTAG